The Lolium perenne isolate Kyuss_39 chromosome 6, Kyuss_2.0, whole genome shotgun sequence genome segment TTGAATATTATTTAAGTATAACTATACTGATATAGTATGTTCCTGTGAGATTGTTTGGGAGTTGGGACTGAGGACAGTTCAAAATTAAAACCAACAAGTATGTGTATTAACAGCTTGTAAGGTACGTAAATATAAAGAACAGGGCATGCTTAGTAAGTATGCAGAGAAGTTTGAATAGTTCACAATACAAAACAATATAATACACACTAAAGCACTTGCACTAAAAAAACAAGTGGTTATCTCCTAGGTTACGGGGGCATACTTTATATTCTTTGGGCAGTGAAACATTATAGCAAAAGCTGGCATATTCAGTATGGAGGATTGCCAGCCCTAATCCACTAAATTTGGTTCAGAACTACTGAACTTTGAACATTCATTAAATACCACATTGTCCATGAGGATTTTACAAGGGAATTAATTGAGGACTGGGGACAGTTCAAGATTAAAATTAATAGGTACGGAGTATGTTTTAGCAAATTATACAAGCATTCTTGTTGAAAGAAGAGGAACAACATACTTATCCCAAAATGCAATATCAATGTGGATCTGCGGTGACTGATGAGCAGATAACATGTCAAATTCAAAACATTTCATGCAGAACAGTTTATGTTCACTCATTACGTCTTCATTGGAGCAGTGCCCCTTACGGCCTTACATacaaaaatactccctccgttcagaaATATGTGACTCAGCTATCCGTATCCAGACGGATTTCATTGTGTAGATACGTTCGTATCTAGCCAAAGTTGAGTCACTTATTTCTGAACAGAGATTGTAGTACTTAAAGTAAACAAATTGAAGTCATAATCACAAGGGTTTAGCAATGAAATGAAATTGATGATAATTTGATAACTACTAAAAATACTCAATACATATCAACAAACAAATTGATACCATATAACTGCAGTATAGAAGTCAGGGAAATAACAGAAACAGGAAGTCAGAAACACATCAGACCATACACCTTCTCAATGTATTCAGTACTAGGTTCTGCTAGAAGTTGCTAATCTATTGGAAAAAAAAGGCTATGCTACAACTTCCAAATAAAAGATTGTGGACCAAATAGTAATTGCTTTAAATGTGCAGCCCTTGGACAACATTTGCTTTTGGTGATAAAGTACAAAATGGAAGAGAATGATACATCCACATTATGACATATTCATGCATGCACAAATTACCATTCACACACATTTTACATGCACGTAATCATGTCCCTTTGTACCGTAGAAAACTAGCAATGGGTCCGCATCAAAAAgtatgaaacggagggagtagtttgatTACTTACCAATGACAAGGATTATCAGTTTGATCTAGGAATTAGGCAAGTATACATTTAGATTGATCTGTCCTATGTTTGTTAGGAGAACCATCTATGTACAAAGTCTACTGTAATGCTTGGCATTAAACAGGAAGAACAATGAATTGTCTTTATCTGATTTAAAGTCTTCCCTACCCTGTCTCGTCCTACATAAACGCCTCCTGTCACGCTATCCTCGGATCGCAAGTACTCAGTTAGGTAAgtttccccgcaaaaaaaaagttaGGTAAGTTTATATTAAGATTGATTTCTGGGATGTGGCCGATGTTTGTTAAGAGATACCTCTGTATAACTATGCCTATTGTAATCGTTGGCATTATCTAAGAAGAACAATGCAATAGTCTCCATCTCATGAATAGTATTTCTACCCAGCCTATGATCTCATCTTTAGCATATCGTATTGCAACTTCCGTATTAGCAATTAGGCATTACTACATAGTTTTAATTCAAACCTTTTGATCAGGCTCTACTAAGAAGAAAGTGTTGCCCTAGGAGGCTGGCAAAACAGTTATCTTCTATATCTGTTAATAAAGGTATATAATACTACGAAGATTGATCCAAAAATCCAATAGATACCTGCAATTGTCAAGGTTCATCTTCTTCTTGGCAAGAAGATCCTTGAGCCGTCCAGGTGTGGCAACCACAATATGTACTCCCTTCTTCACCACTTCGAGTTGCGTCCTCATGTCTATACCCCCAATACAAAGCAAGGGTCGTATTTCTGGGAACCCAGCCTGCTTGAGGGGAGTGAGGAACATCTCGATGACATCATACGTCTGCTTGGCCAGCTCCCGTGACGGGCAGATGATCATCCCGAAGGGGCCCTCCCCAGGCACAATGGGCATCAACATCTCCTCCTGCAGCGCGACCATGATGAGCGGCAGCACGAAGACCAGCGTCTTCCCAGAGCCAGTGAAGGCGATGCCGATCATGTCACGGCCGGAGAGCACGACGGGGAGGCCCTGCACCTGGATGGGCGTGGGCTGCACGATGCCCTTCTCGCGGAGCATGCGGAGGACGGGCTCGGGGAACCGGAGGTCCCGGAACTCGCGCGCGGGCGGCGGGATCTCGTCGCCCTCGACGAGGATGTGCCACTTGCGGCGGAGCTCGTCGGCCTTGGCGCGCGGCATGCGGCGGAGCCGCAGCGGCGGCTTCCAGCCCGTGCGGAGCGGCTCGGTGTAGGTGATCCCCTTGGCGAGCTCGCGCACGGACATGAGCGACTTGCGGTCTTCGAGGCTCTCGATCATCTCCTTCTCCTGCAGGATGAGCTGCTCCGTGGCGGTGACCTCCGGGGCGGCGCGCTTGAGCTGCGTGGACGTGACGAGGAGGCTGGGCTTGGCGGCGGCGTCGGGGGCGGCCGCGGGGGTGGTCGTCGGTTGGGGCGGGGGCGgcgggagggaggcgggggagcctgCGGAGGAGGGCGCGGCGGGCTTGGAGAGGCGCTGGTGGCGGAGGCGGTCGGCCTCCATGGCCCTGCGCTTGGAGACGGGGATGTACTCCTCGTAGTCGTCCTCGTCATCGGAtttggccgcggcggcggcggcggcggcgggggccatgGCTGGGGTTAGGGTTTGGAGGATGTCGTcggggaaggggaggaagaaagAAGGATGAGATCCGGGACTGGGAAGAAGACGAGACGAGTTTAGTTACCGACATGGAAATGAGGAGCTTGTTGGGCCGTGAAGCCTGGCCCAGAAGAAATTGAGGCATAGCCCAAGACCAAACTGACGTATCATGTGCACTCATTCACTTTTCTGAGCAAGAAAAATAAATTCTCTTTTTTTAGCTCTTTTTTATAAACGCAACGGAAATGGTAACAAAGACAGTAGTACTTCTTCCAATTCAACTTTATGTATAGTAGATTCGTATATGGGTCGGGGGGAGATGGAGTACATATGTCTAGCGGACTGTCGCatgctgttgtgggtatacttcatcgaCAGCGCCTAGATCCGGCAAAGCCGGGTGGCcaatagatggtgatgtggcatgtggcccatcgggcgacccagttgctgttgattctgaaggatgaagtccggcccaggagaaGGGAGCCGGATCTGACCGACcttaggaggaacccggatccatgaaggcccgttaggaacccggatccggtacgacgtatagAGGAAGGCGGAtcattgacgtacacggcaagacattgtatcgtagttaggcaaacctgtatccggctaggactctccatgtaaaccctagatccgtgcgcctttataagccggatcccgggagccctagaagcACAACCACAACttgttgtaacatcgcgaaagcgcccagataattccagacaagcagcagtaggccctgtcatcgtgcatgtggtccgaagctgggtaaatcgcgtaccaccgtcccgtgtgcactccgccctatggcccctacttcttctccccctcgtgaggatccctcctccgaggcaccgtcgattaggcaacgacagttggcgcccaccgtggggcctgcggcgtctggaggccggaaccgggagggttccgccatgggaagctacgacgacaccatcgctgtggggcgcgtcctttacgccgaaaatctaccgatcgtccctccggatgagtgctggattccggctaagacaaaccccgtcaagctctccatcgtcccagttggcggcatacacatcttcatcggggaaaccgtcgattccgacggaaacccactggtaagtaacgctgacgcgaccgccgctgagcaggtcgcagtcgcgaagatccgatctgagatgcaggagctttctaaagaagattccgccttggatctggaaatttcaaagcccacccaatccgcccctgagcaggaaataaaggtggaagaccaatgcagatcctcctgggtctcccaggtgttagagaagcagaggtgtcacttcgtacacttcttggcccataccgctggaaccgcccctcaagaagccggagctggtcccgagcaggtcgaggcaccggaaaacaatgctgctccggatcagcacgagcctgtcggagaaagcggaactccggctgaagagtcgattttgggtaacctaagcccaatttccggggataccccctccatgaaTACTGAAGAGTTTGATCGCAAGttaagggaatacggatacggtgatcagcctgaagttgaatccgcccagcctaagtaggtcctcgcaaccttggcggcgctggatcaacgtgaatcagaagatgaaaacacccactccgacccccagccatcccgtcaaggatctccaatgtcgcgggaaagaccgcataaggaagtcatgtcccctgaagagatggtggaacaagcaggcatggatgcagtttATCACTCGGATATTCTAAACAAACCCATTACTCCCGAAGACGCAAAAGCACTAGAAGCCaagagactggagatgctggccacagccaagaaactCGCCAACACTGCAGCCGCGATGCTTGACGAAAAGAAGGAAGCCGCAATCTTCGTGGAAAACTTTctccagcgcgagcaggaggtggacgaaggactggtgaaagtcaagcaactccggaagcattgggaggacaagatcgctGAGGCTCAATAGGAGGTTGATAAAATCCGGCGAGAAAATATAGCTCCCCGTAAGATCACTTTCGCGACTCCGACCGAGCAGCAGCCGTTGgccactccaaaggacaatatgCAGAAGGCcacggagatcttgaagaaaaaggacgaggagatcgacatcaactacgtccgtacgcttgtcgcttcagcaatggagcagcagagcaaggcagacacttcgcgcaagttggaatccaacccggagcattgcgtctcTACTGCGCAGAAGGgcgcctacgacaatcgccatcgagatgacgaatcgcgaaccggatccacggagcgcagaagaaaaaccagagaacacccaaatccaatccctgtaccatcaaatacgcctccgtcagatccaagaaagggaaaggatgcaatgtactctggtaaggacaagtaccgcaatccctctcctccgcccaatggATATCCGCGTCCCCCACCCCCTCGTCGtcatagtccagccggaaacaccaggccccatggacctggaggaatcaatatccgcgacaacgtgctaccCTCAAGGAACAGGGCCAGGGAGCGAACGCCGGAACCTCGCTGGAGCCAGAACAACGACCGCGAGCCGGAGCACTGGAGGAGTCAGAACGAAGACCGCGACCAGGAacctcgcagaagccggaacggccatggcagtcagcgccaaggcgaaggcagtcacagaagccggagccagcatcgTGAGGGTCGAGGAGAGTCtgatggcagaagaaaaaggtcggatcggccccctcgcaggtccccctcaccaccaccaagtggtggaggcggaggtggaggcggaggcggtggccggagatctcgctcgcgctcacaatctcctcgtcacggctcgcgcgacgcgcgggaacgcctcaacgaatacagaactggCTACAtcggcccgaagtgctttggcaggatgattcgagaggaaccaaagccaaggatgaacctcaagctacccggaaacctgaagcattatgatggcacggaaaggccggatacctggattgaggattactacaatgcagtaacttttgccggaggaacccctaatatcgcctgccgcatgcttcagctgtaccttgtaggtccagcccggatctagctcagcgacctcgagaagaacaccatcttttgctggtttgagctGAAGATGGcctttgagaaacacttcaggggcacctacaaaagacctgccacaacaagcgacctacaagcgtgtattcagaagaagggagaaacctcaagacacttcctcacacgatggttggcatgcaggaacgagtgcaaaAATGTTGACCACACCACTGCTATGTACGCCTTTATTGGTGGACTACAgagaggaggattgctgaggcacaaGCTCACCTGCttggctaacgcaaataaactgactttggatgatgatctccattgccagtgatcatactgccgccgacgacgacgcaggcggagatctcgcagctacagcaatccccctacaccaacagaagaagaaccgtgataatggTAACAGCAGCGGCCACAAACGGAAGAacccccctgatgaccagaagagtggcggatccgagatggtcgccatagcgttccaacgcggaggtcaaggaggcggaagaggacgtggccctggaggcggagccggcaggggccagcagcatggcactgaagtcacagctgccggatcccgcgctccACAAACCTACGAggaatacagagacatgccctgcctggcccatctggatctggctacggggaagtccactcacaccaaccgcaactgcaagtgggtcaatgatctgaaaaacgacccggaagcaggatacaagcgagcccggaagcaccgcccacgcggcaaaggaggcaagggcaagaacaaggacaaagaggaggacagttccgaggcgatggacgaggatgataactcgccggatcccaaagcagggtccgcaggtaaatccaaccccttcgagaaaaagagtgtgggcgcgtaccacaccttcctcggaaccccaacagtccgcgccaccaagtcagctttccggatcctgaacgccacagttccggctgtgccgcagtatgtcaggtggtcggaagtcccgtgcacatttgataggcaggatcatcctaccattgtgccaaaatagtgctacgccttggttgtaagtccccgcatagacgggtatgacttctccaagtgcctcatggatggcggagccagcttgaacatcatgtacctggagactctggagcggatgaaccttaccaaggaacagctcaaacacagcaacactgagtttcatggcgtggttccgggtaaaaaggcgaactccctcggcagcatcacacttcccgtggccttcggcgatgttcacaatttccacgaagaaaagatcacgtttgaagttgtgcccttcaagagctcctaccacgtcatcttcggcaggcccacctaccacaagttccacgcaagagcgtgctacatctacaacaagctcaagattccgggtcccaatggtatgattaccttatccggagactacaaaaaggctcatgagtgcaagttgggcgaagccgccttcgcagagtctgtgatatctggagaggagctgaaaggctacagagccgcggtggatccgacagagatgcagaccaccaagaaacagatctccgaacagaaaaattccttcaaggccgcgatagagaccaagaaagtcaacttccaGGAAGGAGACACTACCAATCAGGTCtctgtcggagccaacatggaccccaaataggaagatgcgctcgtcgagttcctccgcgctaacatggatatcttcgcgtggcagccttctgacatgtccggagtaccaaggaaactcgccgagcactacctcaacataaacccgggggctaaaccgttgaagcaagctatgcgacgctttggagataagaagcgccgcgccataggaatggagttagcaaagttactagaggcaggttttgtaatagaagttatccacactgattgggtcgcaaatcccatccgtgtacccaaaaagaattctgaaatactaagaatgtgcatcgattactctggcttgaacaaacattgcccgaaagatccgtttcccctgccgtgcattgaccaggtcattgactcgacggcaggggcggaacttctgtgttttcttgatgcgtattccgggtatcaccagatccggatgaaggagtccgaccaaaaggcgacctcattcatcaccccatttggcacttactgctatgttactatgccttttggcttgaaaaacgcaggtgccacctaccaacgtacgatgcagcggtgcctgaaggaccaaattggccggaacgtgcacgcctacgtcgacgacatcgcggtcatgacccggaaaggatccgacttgatcagcaacctcacagaaacctttgagaatctccaacggtacaagatgatgttgaatccgctgaagtgcgtctttggcgtaccagctggaaaactccttggcttcattgtctctaataggggcattgaagttaacccagagaaaatcaaggcaatcgtgtgcatcaaaaggccaacttgtctcaaagatgtgcaacgactaactggttgcgtcgcggcAATCAGCACGTTcgtcagccgtcttggcgagaaggcgctacccctgtacaagctattgaagaaaacagacaaatttgtctgggatgaggcagcagatgcagcactccaagggttgaaggagatactcacctccccactgatgtctacgggtgcttctattcttgtagacagtgttgggcctccaagagcagaggtttgtagaacaacaacaagtttcccttaagtggatcacccaaggtttatcgatctcagggaggaagaggtcaaagatatccctctcaagcaaccctgcaaccacaaagcaagaagtctcttgtgtccccaacacacctaataggtgcactagttcggcgaagagatagtgaaatacaggtggtatgaatatatatgagcagtagtaacggcgccagaaaaatgcttgctggcgtgtagttgatggtggtaatattgcaggcagtagaaacacagt includes the following:
- the LOC127308347 gene encoding DEAD-box ATP-dependent RNA helicase 35A; protein product: MAPAAAAAAAAKSDDEDDYEEYIPVSKRRAMEADRLRHQRLSKPAAPSSAGSPASLPPPPPQPTTTPAAAPDAAAKPSLLVTSTQLKRAAPEVTATEQLILQEKEMIESLEDRKSLMSVRELAKGITYTEPLRTGWKPPLRLRRMPRAKADELRRKWHILVEGDEIPPPAREFRDLRFPEPVLRMLREKGIVQPTPIQVQGLPVVLSGRDMIGIAFTGSGKTLVFVLPLIMVALQEEMLMPIVPGEGPFGMIICPSRELAKQTYDVIEMFLTPLKQAGFPEIRPLLCIGGIDMRTQLEVVKKGVHIVVATPGRLKDLLAKKKMNLDNCRYLTLDEADRLVDLGFEDDIREVFDHFKAQRQTLLFSATMPKKIQNFAKSALVMPVIVNVGRAGAANLDVIQEVEYVKEDARIIYLLECLQKTPPPVLIFCENKVDVDYIHEYLLLKGVEAVAIHGGKDQEERQNAIEFFKNGTKDVLVATDVASKGLDFPDIQHVINYDMPAEIENYVHRIGRTGRCGKTGIATTFINKNQTETTLLDLKHLLKEAKQRIPPVLAELVDPLEDAEAIAKESGFKGCAFCGGLGHRLADCPKLEHQKSVAIAGSRRDYYGGGGYRGEI